From the genome of Candidatus Lokiarchaeota archaeon:
ATACTAGTTTTCTATCAGAATCAACACCAAGTCGAGTTTTGCAAAAGATAATGAAAAGCGTCTCGGATGTGGCAGAATGTTCCTACGCAATTTCCATAGTGGGCCTTATCTCCTGTAATGCTGGGAGCCAAATCGAAATGCCACGTTTTGAGATATAATTTCCTTCATCCGGTTTGCACAATCTCATTAAGTCTAAGACCTATAAATCAGTAACACTCGGAAAACGAATTCTTATAGGAGCAATCACAGAGATGACTAAGAGATTTGGCATTGCAGGACTCCAGCTGAAAAGAGATAGTGATAGCTCACAGTCGAGTCTAGAAAAATTCAGATCTATGGCTAGAGACACCCTCAAGGAATTCCCATGGATTGATTTAGTTTTCACTGGCGAATACTATCTTCAAGAGCATGAAGCTGGTGAAAGCTGGAGACCTTACGCGAATACCTTTCCTAACGAGTTGACAAATCAAATCTCGGATATCGCCAAAGAACTCGATACATGGATCATTCCTGGCACGCTCATAGAAGAAACCGATATTGGCATCTTCAACACCATTCTTGTTTTTGACCCAGACGGAAAAATCGTTTGCTCTTATAGAAAGGCGTTTCCCTGGCGTCCTTCCGAAGACTATGATTATGGCGATAAACTAGTTGTTTTTGAAGTTGAGGATTTTGGAAGGATTGGACTATCTATCTGTTATGACATCTGGTTTCCGGAAGTCGTTCGCAACCTGGCTTGGATGGGGGCAGAAGTTGTTCTACATCCTACAGCGAATCCGATGCCAGATCGAGATACGGAAATAATGCTAGCACGTGCCCAGGCGGTGTTCAATCAGTGTTACATTTTGAGTCTCAATATAGTAGAGGAGATTGGTGGAGGCTATTCAGCTTTCGTAGACCCTGAAGGTAGAATCTTGAGAAAATCTGGGCCAGAAGAAACGGTGCTAACTACCGTAGTTGATTTTGATCATGTTTCTTGGTTAAGAGAACATGGTACATTTGGAAACACTCCAGTATGGAAAAGCTTACGCGATTCAAGAGTTAGGGAGAATCTTCCGGCATACAGGAACTTCGAAGACGGAACAGTTCTTGAGAATCTAGGAAATCTTGACAAAAAAGAGAATCTCAATGATTGATTCTAGCCTTTCGGAAAAAATAGCTGTGAGGGGGGCAACACCCAATCGAGCACTGCACCCCGTCGTCTCACAGGTTATACTGAATCGAGGCTTACTTAGCGGCCTGCAAGTTTGTAGATTACGAACAGTAGGATTACAAGCCCAAAGACGCCTCCGTATCCCAGCAATAGATTCTGGTCAAAGAAACCAAAGTAGATGCCAAGATAGGGAATGTCCAACAGAAAGCTGTTGAATGTCTGGAGGAGCACATCT
Proteins encoded in this window:
- a CDS encoding carbon-nitrogen hydrolase family protein; this encodes MTKRFGIAGLQLKRDSDSSQSSLEKFRSMARDTLKEFPWIDLVFTGEYYLQEHEAGESWRPYANTFPNELTNQISDIAKELDTWIIPGTLIEETDIGIFNTILVFDPDGKIVCSYRKAFPWRPSEDYDYGDKLVVFEVEDFGRIGLSICYDIWFPEVVRNLAWMGAEVVLHPTANPMPDRDTEIMLARAQAVFNQCYILSLNIVEEIGGGYSAFVDPEGRILRKSGPEETVLTTVVDFDHVSWLREHGTFGNTPVWKSLRDSRVRENLPAYRNFEDGTVLENLGNLDKKENLND